The DNA region TGTGAAAGTACCTTCTTTCTTTTCAACGGTTTTACCCGGCCAGTTTCCTACGTGCTGATGAAGTCCTGTAAGAGCGTTGAACAGTGTTGATTTACCTGAATTAGGCTGACCGAGAAGAGCTATTGTTGCTGCACTCATGCTCTCACCTCCGATACTTCGATACCTTCACATTCTTTTCTGTTAAGAGCGATCATTGTATCGCGTGCATAGATAAGCACGGGTCTGTTCCTGTCATTTTTTATAACACTCAGACTGGAGCCGGGCGTAAGACCTATTGATGTTATTCTTCCGATAAATCTCGGGTCTCCGTCGAGGCCTGTTACGACAGCCTCGGAATTTTCTTTGAGTTCTTTGAGTTTCATTGCGTTACCTCCGGGAAATGAGATTCTTGTTTATTCGAAGTATGCGTAGAGTAACTGCGGTTATCCTAAACTAACCGTATAGCATTATACCACTTAAATGTATTTATGTCAATACGCTATCTGTTGACAATATGAAGATAAAGTGCTATTATTAATAAAGGTTAACAAAGGCTAATCAGATTATAGACATTTGCGCTCAGATCGCCTGTTAATCGAATTAGTCCCTGCATACCTGACTATAAAATATATAAGGAGAGAATAATTATGAACAAATTATTCAAGAACGAAAAATTTATGTACATGCTTGCAGGCGCTGCTGCAGTTGTAGTAGGCGGAAAGATCATAAAGGCTGACTGTACAAGAAAGGCTGCAGTAAACAGCATCGCAAAGGGCATGAAGATCCGTGACGATGCAAAGTGTGCTTTACAGAACATGAAGGATGAAGCCGAAGACATCTGCTACGATGCAAAGCTTAAAGCTGAAAGTGAAGCAGAAGAAGCGTAAGAGTCATGAAGTTTAAGATCGTATATGACAAACCCGGCAGAATACGCTTCAGGTGCGGCGAATACGCTTTTGAACGCGAAAAAGAAACCGCTGTTTTTCTGATTCTGAAAAACTGTGATTTTGTAAATGACGCAGAAGTACACAGTGCGAACGGAAGCATCCTTGTTTACTATGCTGAAGGTCACAGAGACGATGTTGTTTCAGTAGTCAGAAACATAAAAAAAGAAGATCTTACCGAAGAAACATCCGGTGAATTCCAGATAAAGCAGATAGACAGCGATTTTTCTGACAGGATCATACTAACAGTCCTCAGGCGCTTTGTTACCCGTGCCATTCTCCCTGATCCTGTACGCAGGATCATGACTTTTATCAAAGGCATAGGATATGTCTGTAAAGGGATCGCAGCCCTGTTTAACAGCGGCATGACAGTTGAAGTTCTTGACGGTGCGTCCATCGGAACATGCCTTATCCAGAAAAACTATTCAACTGCCGGAACAATAATGTTCTTGCTGAATCTTTCCTCAATTATGGAGGAATATACTCACGCCAGGACAAAAGCGGTATTAAGGGAAAGCCTTATTGTAAATACTGATGAAGTATGGCTGGTTCAGGGCGATACCGACGTAAAGATAACAATGGCTGAACTTAAAACCGATGACGTAGTAAGAATACGTGCCGGAAGCATGATCTATGCTGACGGTGATGTCGTTGACGGTGAGGCATATATAAACGAAGCAACAATGACAGGTGAAAGTCTGCCGGTGCACAAGAAAAAGGGAAGTTCAGTATTTGCCGGAACTCTTGTGGAGGAAGGATCTGTTGCTGTCAGAGTAAGAAATCTTTCTTCAGACAGCCGCATAAACAGGATCGTTGCACTTATAGACGAATCAGAGAATCTGAAAGCCGGAGTACAGAGCCGTGCCGAAAGGCTTGCTGACAGTGTGGTTCCGTTCAGTTTTATAGCTTTCGGACTTGTTTATCTGTTTACAGGCAATGTTACCAAGGCGGTTTCAGTACTGATGGTCGATTATTCATGTGCTATAAAACTTTCAGCACCAATTGCGGTCATTTCTGCAATAAAGGAAGCTGCGGACCGCGGTATAACAGTAAAGGGCGGTAAATATCTTGAAGAATTTGCTGCAGCGGATACTATAGTTTTCGATAAAACAGGCACGCTTACCAATGCAAAGCCCGAACTTGCTGAAGTTATCGCATTCAGGCCGTACAATAAAACAGAAGTCCTTCGTATTGCCGCCTGCCTTGAGGAGCACTATCCGCACAGTGTTGCAAGAGCTATTGTCAACGGGGCTGCGGAAAGAAATCTTATTCACGAGGAAGAGCATGCTGAAGTTGAGTATATTGTTGCTCATGGAGTGGCAACGCAGTACCGCGGAAAGCGTGCGATAATCGGAAGCAGGCATTTTGTCGAGGAAGATGAGCATGTGGAATTTTCTGCTGCTCAGTCTAAAGCAATTGAAAAAGCATCTGACAATGGTTCACTTATTTATCTTGCGATAGGCGGTAAGCTTGCCGGAATTCTCGTGATAAATGATCCTCCGCGTGAAAATGCGGCTGAGGTAGTAAAAAATCTGAAGAATGCCGGAATTGAAAGAATAGTAATGCTTACCGGTGACAGCCGCAGAATAGCTGAAAACATAGCTGAGACACTTGAGATCACTGATGTTATAGCAGAGGTTCTTCCTGAAGAAAAGTTTGCAGAGATCGAAAAACTTAAGGCTGAGGGCCGCCGTGTAATAATGGTCGGCGACGGCATCAATGATGCACCTGCGCTTGCTGCTGCAAATGTTTCCGTAGCGATGAACGACGCATCAGAAATAGCTCAGGAAACTGCGGATATTACCATAAGGCATTCTGACCTGAATGAACTTGTAACTGTACGAAGACTCAGTGAAAAACTGATGAAGCGTATAAGTGACAGTTATCACTTTATAATAACGTTCAACACGGCACTGTTAGCCGGAGGTATCTTTGGGTTCCTTGCGCCGGCGACATCAGCATTCCTGCACAATTCATCGACACTTCTGATATGTATGAAGTCCATGACTGCGTTGGAGGAGAAAAAGCAAAAAAAATTTAAAAAAATTATAAAAATCCTCTTGACAACGTATTTAATTTATGATATCATACTCTATGGTTACTTTGGGGTAACTGAGAGTCATTCATTTTTGTGATGACAGATCATATTTATATCTGCCATCACTTTTTATTTGCGGTATTGGTTAGTTAGTGCTAACATATCGCAGTAATTAAACGACTATGTTGTTTAATCAGAAGGCTTATGCAGACATCAAACATAGATTGCCGATCTGCATAGTAATACTTTTTATTTTCCAAAGGAGTGCTTTATTATGAATAAAAGAAAGTCACTTATCTGTGCTGCGTGTGCAGCGATCTGCTTAAGTTCTGTTCCGTTCTCAGCATCTGCTGCAGAAGCAGGAGATTATGTATACGGAACAATGAATATTCCTTATGCAGATTTTTATAAGGGCGAATTCAAAAACAGTCCGAACGCATATGACGTAGACGCTGTTTCATCTGCAACTTCAGGCAAGTGGAAGATGAATGAAGAAGGCAAGCTTGTTGAAGGTACTTTCAACGAAGCAAATGCTGAAGGCGAAGGCGGTAAGATCCTTGGTGTTACTTATCCTGTAGCCGTCAAGAAGGATGATCTTTCTGCTGTGTCAGGAAAAATGAACTTTACAGAAACAAGTGATGTTCCGGCTGCCTACAAGGTAGTTTCTGTAGATAACGGTGCGATTTCTTTCTCAGAAGTAAAGGACAGTACTCCTGAAAAACTTTCAGGTGAAGCTACTATTACAGCTAACACATCCTGGGGCGATTATCTTGTAAAAGTTGCAGACATGCCACAGGATATGGGCGCGATCAGAGGTGCTTTAATTAAGACAACCGACGGAAAAACTTATGGTATGCGTCATCTTGAAAACATCTGGCGCGGCGAACTTGCATGGTCATCAGGCGTAAAAAAGACTGAACCTCACGGCAATGCATTAAGCTATGAAAACTTTAAGGATCTTATGGGAGCTACTATCAGCGAGGTAACATACATCACAAAGAACGGTTACTATACTGCTGAAACTTCACTTTACGTCCCTGTAAGATTTGAGGCTCAGGTAACAGTGGAAAATACAGCTGCCGATTCAGGCAAAACAACTTTTAAAACAGAAGGTATTCCGGCTGACTTTTCTCCTGTTTATTCAGCGGGCGATCTTAATGTTTCAGTGGAAGGCGATACTCTTAATTTCAGAAACGGCAAGCCGGGTAACTACACTCTTACAATAGAAGACAAAAACGGCAAGTACGCATCAGTTTCCGGTACATTCACACTTACAACTGACAAAATGCCGGCTGCTTATGAAAACGGCGCTATAGTAAAGGCTGCTGATGCCTCTGTAGCAGATTATGCTGATTTTATGAGCAAGGTCTCAAAAATTACAGTAAACGAGAAAGCTTACAATGCTTCAGGACGCGGTGCTGTAAAGATCATTAAGGAAGACGGCACAATTGATATGGATGCTGCTTCAAAAGATGCGAAAGTTTTCGAAGGCAGCGACAAGTACAGTGTAAAAGTCGAAGCAGCCGGATATGAGAAAGCACTTGAATTTATTATTGATACAAAGGCTGCCGAAGTAACAACAGCTGCTGCAGTAACTGATGCTGCATCTGTTACAACCACTTCGAAATCCGGCAGCACAACAACAGCAAAGCAGACTGCACAGAATGTAAGTTCAACTCCTAAGACAGGCGATACTAGAGGCAGCTTTGCAGCAATTGCTTCACTTGGTTTAGCAGGTGCTGCAGCTGTGATCACTTCAAGGAGAAAGAATAAGTAATGCTGTTTATTATATCTGTTTTAACAGCTGTAATTTTTCTTTTTCTGTTTCGTAAACCATTAAAAAACCATCCTCTTATTTTCTACATTATTGCTGCGGCACTTACTGCCGCAGCATCAATGGTGAATGCCAGGTCACTGCCTCCGTTTGTAAATCAGTACATTATCGGAGCAATATCACGCGGTACACTTGCTACGGCTTTCTGGTGCGCAGTAATGTGGGCTGGTGCACTTCCGGACGGATCAAAGCTTTTGAAAGTGCTTATGCCGATACGCGGTGAATTATCAATATTTGCGGCTTTTCTGACTTTCGGGCATGTTATTGCACTTGGAGGAAGGTATATTATAAAATTTTTTACCGAAGCCGGAAAACTCCCTGATGATTTATTCACATCAACCTTAATTTCCCTAATACTGGTTGCGATCATGGTTCCTCTTACTGTCATGTCTTTTAAGAAAGTAAGAAAGAAAATGAAAGCTTCCACCTGGAAAAAGATACAGAGAACAGCATATATTTT from Ruminococcus sp. HUN007 includes:
- a CDS encoding ferrous iron transport protein A, translated to MKLKELKENSEAVVTGLDGDPRFIGRITSIGLTPGSSLSVIKNDRNRPVLIYARDTMIALNRKECEGIEVSEVRA
- a CDS encoding LPXTG cell wall anchor domain-containing protein, with the protein product MNKRKSLICAACAAICLSSVPFSASAAEAGDYVYGTMNIPYADFYKGEFKNSPNAYDVDAVSSATSGKWKMNEEGKLVEGTFNEANAEGEGGKILGVTYPVAVKKDDLSAVSGKMNFTETSDVPAAYKVVSVDNGAISFSEVKDSTPEKLSGEATITANTSWGDYLVKVADMPQDMGAIRGALIKTTDGKTYGMRHLENIWRGELAWSSGVKKTEPHGNALSYENFKDLMGATISEVTYITKNGYYTAETSLYVPVRFEAQVTVENTAADSGKTTFKTEGIPADFSPVYSAGDLNVSVEGDTLNFRNGKPGNYTLTIEDKNGKYASVSGTFTLTTDKMPAAYENGAIVKAADASVADYADFMSKVSKITVNEKAYNASGRGAVKIIKEDGTIDMDAASKDAKVFEGSDKYSVKVEAAGYEKALEFIIDTKAAEVTTAAAVTDAASVTTTSKSGSTTTAKQTAQNVSSTPKTGDTRGSFAAIASLGLAGAAAVITSRRKNK
- a CDS encoding heavy metal translocating P-type ATPase, producing the protein MKFKIVYDKPGRIRFRCGEYAFEREKETAVFLILKNCDFVNDAEVHSANGSILVYYAEGHRDDVVSVVRNIKKEDLTEETSGEFQIKQIDSDFSDRIILTVLRRFVTRAILPDPVRRIMTFIKGIGYVCKGIAALFNSGMTVEVLDGASIGTCLIQKNYSTAGTIMFLLNLSSIMEEYTHARTKAVLRESLIVNTDEVWLVQGDTDVKITMAELKTDDVVRIRAGSMIYADGDVVDGEAYINEATMTGESLPVHKKKGSSVFAGTLVEEGSVAVRVRNLSSDSRINRIVALIDESENLKAGVQSRAERLADSVVPFSFIAFGLVYLFTGNVTKAVSVLMVDYSCAIKLSAPIAVISAIKEAADRGITVKGGKYLEEFAAADTIVFDKTGTLTNAKPELAEVIAFRPYNKTEVLRIAACLEEHYPHSVARAIVNGAAERNLIHEEEHAEVEYIVAHGVATQYRGKRAIIGSRHFVEEDEHVEFSAAQSKAIEKASDNGSLIYLAIGGKLAGILVINDPPRENAAEVVKNLKNAGIERIVMLTGDSRRIAENIAETLEITDVIAEVLPEEKFAEIEKLKAEGRRVIMVGDGINDAPALAAANVSVAMNDASEIAQETADITIRHSDLNELVTVRRLSEKLMKRISDSYHFIITFNTALLAGGIFGFLAPATSAFLHNSSTLLICMKSMTALEEKKQKKFKKIIKILLTTYLIYDIILYGYFGVTESHSFL